The window TCAGCAACATACGGGTTGCTGTGCTTTGTACCTTTGGAAAGACATTCTTACGAATAATCTTCTCAACAACCATTGGTACTGCGATAATAATAGCAGGACGAATATCAGTACAAGCCTGAGCAATCAAAGAAGGACTCGGCAGTCGTGTAAGGAAATATAGATGACTACCAAAACTAAACTGGCAGATAAACTCACAGATCATACCATACATGTGAGCCATTGGCAACATACAAAGAACTTTACTACCAGGCTTAATATGTGGTTTCAAATCGGCTGTTGCCCAAGCGAGATTACTACGCACAGAACGATAACTTAGCATCACACCCTTTGAAAAACCAGTCGTTCCACTTGTATAATTAATCAATGCGAGGTCGTCAGCCTCGTCTTTGAAATAATTTACATCCTCTGCACGGAAGAACTTTGGAAACTTCTTTCCAAAGAGCGCATTCAAGTTTTCACGAGCATTCGTCAAAGACTCTGAGCGAGAAAGAATCAAAGAGAAGTCTGGTAAATAGATTATACCCTCCAACTGCGGCATCTGCTCTCCATCAATTGTTGGAGCAACCACATCACCAACAAAGAGGAGTTTTGATTCAGAGTGATTAACAATATTGTAAATTTGTTCTGGCTTAAACTCATGCTGAACAGGTACTGCTACAGCTCCATAAGAGAGAGTTGCAAAGAAAGCAACTGCCCATGACGAGGAATTTCTACCACAAAGAGCTATCTTATCACCCTTCTTCAAACCGCTATTCTCAAAAAGAATATGTAATTTCTCTATTTTTCGAGCTACATCATGGTATTGAAGTGTAGCACCAAGGTAGTCAGTCAGAGCATCTTTATCCCAGTTATCCTTGATACTCTTCTCTATACACGCGTTGAAACTTTTTATAGAATCCATTGCACAAAAATATGATTTGCGTGCAAAGTTAAGTAATTTTCTGCACATTAACAAAAACTTTGTGCAAGAAAAATAAACTAAATAGACAAAAAAGAAGAAAGCCATCAGCTTTATCTATCTATACAGAAACAATCAAAGCTATTTTTAGTTGTTTGCTTCTTATACAAAATATCTTATTAAAAAAACAAACCACAACCTTTGAAATATATTTACATATAAACAGACTTTTCAACACTAAGAACCTAACATCAGAGCTATTTTTTGCACCTTTGCAACTTAAACGATATCAATAGGTTACAACATCACTTTGCAAAAGATGCTTAGTTGCACTTCAAAAGGGCGTTAGTTAGCGTCTTAAAGGGCATCTTTTGCAAGTCAATTAGGCGTCTTTTAGAAGCCAAAAAAGCATGTTTAAAAAACAAGGTTATGAAAAAACACAACAAAACCGACTTCTATTATCTTTCTATAGGATAACAATCGGAGTAGAAACACCAACGAACAAGAAACAAAAAGAGACTATATCAAAAATGTAGAAACACATGATTTGTGTATCTGTCAGTAGCACTTTATTGGGAAATATAAGTTTAATTTCCCAACAAACACTCTGATTACATTTTTGAAATAGTCTCTTTCTATATTCTTAAAACCAATTACACCTTATTATATATAGGTGCATAGAGGAACGAAATTAGTCCTCTGCTGGCTTCATGTTAGTATAAACATTCTGTACGTCGTCAAAGTCTTCCAAACGCTCAACCATCTTATCGATAGTCTCACGCTCCTCAGCTGTTACGTCCTTCAAGTCGTTAGGAATACGAGTGAACTCAGCAGAAGTAATCTCGAAGCCGTTGTCCTCCAAGTGCTTCTGAATCTCACCGAAGCTTGTTGGCTCACCATAGATAGTGATTTCGTTCTCTTCCTCATCCTCGTCGAATTCGTCTTCAACACCATAGTCAATCAAATCGAGAATCAACTCTTCCATATCTAAGTCGTCCTTCTTCTTAAAAGTGAAGACTGCCTTATGGTCAAAAAGAAAGCTAAGAGAGCCCTGTGTACCAAGGTTACCATTGAACTTATTGAAGATTGAACGAACATCACCCACAGTACGTGTAGTATTATCTGTCAATGTTTCAACAAACACAGCAATTCCGTGAGGACCATAACCCTCGTATGTTACCTCCTTGTAGTCGCTGGTATCTTTACCCATTGCGTTTTTAATAGCACGCTGGATATTGTCCTTTGGCATGTTCTCACGCTTACATGTTGCAATAATCGCACGAAGGCGTGGGTTGTTCTCAGGCTCAGGACCACCAGCCTTAACAGCAATAGCGATTTCTTTACCTAACTTTGTGAACGTACGGGCCATGTGACCCCATCTCTTGAGCTTACTTGCTTTGCGATATTCAAATGCTCTACCCATTGTATTTGTTTGTTAACGGAGTTCTGCTCCGAGTTTATTTGTTAAATTCTTAATTAGTTTCTGCATGATAGCATCAATAGCCTTGTCGTTGAGCGTCTTCGTCTCGTCCTGAAGAATGAAGTTGACAGCATAGCTCTTCTTACCTTCAGGAAGGTTCTTGCCCTGATAAACATCAAAGAGTTCAACACGCTTCAGGAGCTTCTTATCCGTCTGACGAGCAATCTCCTCAATTGCTGCAAACTCGACATTATTGTCAACCAACAGCGCAAGGTCACGGCTAACTGCAGGATACTTAGATATCTCTTGGAACTGAAGTTTATTCTTACGAATAGCCTTCATCAGTCCAGCCCAATCCAACTCTGCATAATAAACCTTCTGATTAATATCGAAG of the Prevotella melaninogenica genome contains:
- a CDS encoding AMP-binding protein → MDSIKSFNACIEKSIKDNWDKDALTDYLGATLQYHDVARKIEKLHILFENSGLKKGDKIALCGRNSSSWAVAFFATLSYGAVAVPVQHEFKPEQIYNIVNHSESKLLFVGDVVAPTIDGEQMPQLEGIIYLPDFSLILSRSESLTNARENLNALFGKKFPKFFRAEDVNYFKDEADDLALINYTSGTTGFSKGVMLSYRSVRSNLAWATADLKPHIKPGSKVLCMLPMAHMYGMICEFICQFSFGSHLYFLTRLPSPSLIAQACTDIRPAIIIAVPMVVEKIIRKNVFPKVQSTATRMLLKMPVVSKKVKERICAIVMEAFGGNAYELVTGGAALNKEIEDFLVSINFPVTSGYGATECGPMVTYSDYKDFVPGSCGTPVLNMEVKIVSPDPANVPGEVITRGENVMVGYYKNEEATKEVLDKDGWYHTGDLGTMSADGHLFIRGRIKNMLLGSNGQNVYPEEIEDKLNSMSMVSECIIIQRGDKIVGLVYPDFDEAKEMGFSQSDLQDIMEQNRLELNNMLPSFCHLSAIELRDEEFAKTPKKSIKRYLYQEK
- a CDS encoding YebC/PmpR family DNA-binding transcriptional regulator; amino-acid sequence: MGRAFEYRKASKLKRWGHMARTFTKLGKEIAIAVKAGGPEPENNPRLRAIIATCKRENMPKDNIQRAIKNAMGKDTSDYKEVTYEGYGPHGIAVFVETLTDNTTRTVGDVRSIFNKFNGNLGTQGSLSFLFDHKAVFTFKKKDDLDMEELILDLIDYGVEDEFDEDEEENEITIYGEPTSFGEIQKHLEDNGFEITSAEFTRIPNDLKDVTAEERETIDKMVERLEDFDDVQNVYTNMKPAED